Proteins encoded within one genomic window of Paenarthrobacter sp. JL.01a:
- a CDS encoding DUF3566 domain-containing protein, giving the protein MSNSDSYPKPSTGVPGGLRQPSGNPQAGTPARPQQRPGAGSPGSGTSGARPATGANSAPRPAGAPGQRPAQPGQRPAAAGQRPAGAPGQRPAQPGQRPATAGQRPAGAAGQRPVQGGPGLVKPAPKAKVRRARLLVSKVDPWSVLKMAFLLSVALGIVTVVAAIVLWTVLDLTGIFNQVDSLLGTLAGSEGSGFELKKIASLGQVASFATIIAVVNVVLLTALSMLSAVLYNISATLVGGVGVTLTDD; this is encoded by the coding sequence GTGAGTAATTCCGACTCATATCCCAAGCCGAGCACAGGTGTCCCCGGCGGACTCCGGCAGCCCTCAGGCAACCCGCAGGCCGGCACGCCTGCCCGTCCCCAGCAACGCCCGGGAGCAGGATCCCCTGGCTCGGGCACATCAGGGGCACGTCCGGCAACGGGTGCCAACTCTGCTCCTCGTCCAGCCGGCGCCCCGGGGCAACGCCCCGCCCAGCCGGGCCAGCGCCCCGCGGCCGCCGGGCAACGGCCGGCAGGTGCACCGGGACAGCGTCCGGCCCAGCCCGGGCAGCGCCCAGCAACGGCCGGCCAGCGTCCGGCTGGCGCGGCAGGTCAACGCCCCGTCCAGGGTGGTCCCGGCCTGGTGAAGCCCGCCCCCAAGGCCAAGGTGCGCCGTGCACGCCTCCTTGTCAGCAAGGTCGACCCCTGGTCAGTGCTCAAGATGGCATTCCTGCTGTCCGTAGCGCTGGGAATTGTCACCGTGGTGGCGGCCATCGTCTTGTGGACCGTGTTGGATCTCACGGGCATCTTCAACCAGGTGGACAGCCTCCTGGGCACGCTTGCAGGCTCTGAAGGCAGCGGTTTCGAGCTGAAGAAGATCGCTTCCCTGGGCCAGGTGGCATCCTTCGCGACGATCATCGCGGTGGTGAATGTTGTCCTGCTCACTGCGCTGTCCATGCTGTCTGCCGTGCTCTATAACATTTCTGCAACATTGGTTGGCGGCGTTGGCGTCACCCTGACGGACGACTAG
- a CDS encoding DLW-39 family protein produces the protein MAAAIAGVLVYKKNQESEARKDVWSKSTDTVD, from the coding sequence GTGGCAGCCGCAATCGCAGGTGTCCTGGTTTATAAAAAGAACCAGGAATCCGAAGCCCGGAAAGATGTCTGGAGCAAGTCAACCGATACGGTTGATTAG